In Halobacteriovorax marinus SJ, the following proteins share a genomic window:
- a CDS encoding exo-beta-N-acetylmuramidase NamZ family protein, with protein sequence MVTNGIELLSSETHLNKLKGNIALLCHSASVDRNFKHSVKILQDLVGKRLIKIFGPQHGFVTDVQDNMIETEDFIHPYFNIPVHSLYGETRVPTTKMLEGVDTLVVDLQDVGTRVYTYISTLTLAMEKCATLGVKVVVLDRPNPVGGEIIEGTILEDEFKSFVGRYPMPQRHAMTMGEVGYFAKKNFNIDVDYDVVKMTGWKRDMMWEETGLPWVNPSPNLPTSIGALTFVGTVLFEGTKLSEGRGTTRSLEVIGHPSIEPFKFVDYLNEKIENDGSFVLRPVTFHPMFQKHAGLTCGGVHIHPLKQKDFRPWRISQLLCREFKNFLGNEFQWQDAAYEYEYDKMAIDLINGTSEVRHWIERNGDLNELLALEVKGYDAYQSMRNDALIY encoded by the coding sequence ATGGTTACAAATGGAATTGAACTGCTCTCTAGCGAGACGCATCTAAATAAATTAAAAGGCAATATCGCCCTACTTTGTCATAGTGCTTCAGTAGATCGAAACTTCAAGCATAGTGTAAAGATCCTTCAAGACTTGGTTGGGAAAAGACTTATCAAAATCTTTGGTCCTCAGCACGGCTTTGTTACTGACGTTCAAGATAATATGATTGAGACCGAGGACTTTATTCATCCTTATTTTAATATTCCAGTTCATAGCCTCTACGGCGAAACCAGAGTGCCTACCACGAAAATGCTTGAGGGTGTTGATACACTAGTCGTTGATCTTCAAGACGTGGGAACTAGAGTCTACACATATATATCGACTCTAACTCTCGCCATGGAAAAGTGTGCGACTCTTGGAGTAAAGGTTGTAGTCCTTGATCGCCCAAATCCTGTAGGCGGAGAAATCATAGAGGGAACAATCTTAGAAGATGAGTTTAAGTCCTTTGTTGGAAGATATCCCATGCCACAGAGGCATGCCATGACTATGGGCGAAGTGGGATACTTTGCTAAGAAGAATTTCAATATCGACGTTGATTATGATGTAGTTAAAATGACAGGTTGGAAAAGAGATATGATGTGGGAGGAAACGGGGCTTCCTTGGGTAAACCCCTCACCAAATCTTCCAACTTCTATTGGTGCACTCACTTTTGTTGGAACTGTTCTCTTTGAAGGGACGAAGCTCTCAGAAGGTCGTGGTACGACTAGAAGCCTAGAAGTCATAGGACATCCGTCCATAGAGCCCTTTAAGTTTGTAGACTACCTCAATGAGAAAATAGAAAACGATGGGAGTTTTGTCCTACGCCCAGTAACTTTCCATCCGATGTTTCAAAAGCACGCGGGACTCACTTGTGGAGGAGTCCATATCCATCCTCTAAAACAGAAAGACTTCAGACCTTGGAGAATTTCACAACTTCTATGCCGCGAATTCAAAAACTTTCTCGGAAATGAATTTCAGTGGCAGGACGCGGCCTATGAGTACGAGTACGACAAAATGGCCATCGACCTGATCAATGGAACGAGCGAAGTTCGTCACTGGATCGAGCGAAATGGTGACTTAAATGAGCTATTGGCGCTAGAAGTTAAGGGATATGACGCATATCAAAGCATGCGAAATGATGCACTTATTTACTAA
- a CDS encoding thymidylate synthase, translated as MKQYLDLMKHVLDNGVEKSDRTGTGTISCFGYQARYDLSEGFPLVTTKKCHLRSIIHELLWFLKGDTNINYLKENKVTIWDEWADEDGNLGPVYGAQWRKWQRPDGSHVDQISNLVEQIKNNPDSRRLIVSAWNPGVIDQMALPPCHAFFQFFVANDKLSCQLYQRSADIFLGVPFNIASYALLTMMMAQVTGLEAGEFIHTLGDAHLYSNHLDQAKLQLSRDPRPLPQMKINPEVKNIFEFNFSDFELVGYDPHPHIKAPVAV; from the coding sequence ATGAAACAATATTTAGATCTGATGAAGCATGTTTTAGATAATGGGGTCGAGAAATCTGACCGTACAGGAACGGGAACAATTTCATGTTTTGGTTATCAAGCGCGCTATGATCTAAGTGAGGGCTTTCCTCTAGTGACAACTAAGAAGTGTCACCTGCGCTCAATTATTCACGAGCTTCTTTGGTTCTTAAAGGGCGATACGAATATAAATTACCTAAAAGAAAATAAGGTGACGATTTGGGATGAGTGGGCAGATGAAGATGGAAATCTTGGTCCAGTTTACGGGGCCCAGTGGAGAAAGTGGCAACGTCCAGACGGAAGCCATGTCGATCAGATTTCAAATTTAGTTGAACAAATAAAGAATAACCCAGACTCAAGAAGATTAATCGTTTCAGCGTGGAACCCAGGTGTTATCGATCAGATGGCCCTACCACCATGTCACGCTTTCTTTCAGTTCTTTGTGGCCAATGACAAGCTCTCTTGTCAGCTCTACCAAAGATCTGCTGATATTTTCTTAGGAGTACCTTTTAATATTGCCAGCTATGCTCTTCTTACGATGATGATGGCACAGGTTACTGGTCTTGAGGCAGGAGAGTTTATTCACACTCTTGGTGATGCTCACCTTTATTCAAATCACTTAGATCAGGCGAAGCTTCAACTAAGCCGCGATCCTCGCCCTCTTCCTCAGATGAAGATTAATCCAGAAGTAAAAAATATTTTTGAATTTAATTTCTCTGACTTTGAACTTGTTGGTTACGATCCACACCCACATATTAAAGCACCGGTAGCTGTTTAG
- a CDS encoding dihydrofolate reductase has protein sequence MISYFIVAGMGRNRELGLSNKLLWHLPEDLKNFKRLTIGKSMIMGRKTFESIGRPLPKRETIILTRDKNYSYEGCKVFHSMEEIEDYLISKGETDAAVVGGGEIYKLYLPKCSKMYLSYVDFAGQADTFFPEFDESEWVRSEEISHEAYENFLAWEFVELSRK, from the coding sequence GTGATTAGCTATTTTATTGTTGCTGGTATGGGAAGAAATAGAGAGCTGGGTCTTTCTAATAAATTACTGTGGCATCTTCCAGAAGATTTAAAGAATTTTAAAAGACTGACAATTGGAAAGTCTATGATTATGGGGCGCAAAACTTTTGAGTCTATCGGGCGCCCTCTCCCTAAGAGAGAGACGATTATTCTCACAAGAGATAAGAATTACTCTTATGAAGGGTGTAAAGTCTTTCACTCTATGGAGGAGATAGAAGATTATCTAATCTCAAAAGGTGAGACTGATGCTGCTGTTGTTGGTGGGGGAGAGATTTATAAGCTCTATCTTCCAAAGTGCTCTAAGATGTATTTAAGTTATGTAGACTTTGCGGGACAAGCAGATACATTCTTTCCAGAATTTGATGAAAGCGAGTGGGTAAGAAGTGAGGAGATTTCTCACGAAGCCTATGAGAATTTCTTGGCCTGGGAATTTGTGGAACTCTCTAGAAAATAG
- a CDS encoding Maf family protein, with the protein MEIILASTSPYRREQLQRIVSDFESLPPGIDEDSFKDSITEPHQLAQKLSYEKARSVLDKRPNAFVIGGDQVLSIEGEILGKPGTEQKATQQLQRLSGKTHQLITATTYMSANFCETITIVAKMKMRSLKSDQIESYIKKEGPLSCCGSYMLERSGIALFESIECEDYTAIIGLPLMSSASVLMKNGLSIF; encoded by the coding sequence ATGGAAATCATACTCGCCTCCACATCTCCTTATAGAAGAGAGCAATTACAGAGAATTGTTAGCGACTTCGAGTCCCTCCCTCCAGGAATCGATGAAGATAGCTTCAAAGACTCCATCACAGAACCTCATCAATTGGCCCAGAAACTCTCATACGAAAAGGCCAGGTCTGTACTTGATAAACGCCCAAATGCCTTTGTCATAGGCGGGGATCAAGTCTTAAGTATTGAGGGAGAGATTCTAGGAAAACCTGGGACTGAACAAAAGGCCACCCAGCAATTACAGAGACTAAGTGGTAAGACTCACCAACTCATCACAGCGACAACTTATATGAGTGCAAATTTCTGTGAGACCATTACTATTGTGGCGAAGATGAAGATGAGAAGTTTAAAGAGCGATCAAATAGAGAGTTATATAAAAAAAGAGGGCCCTCTAAGTTGTTGTGGTTCATATATGCTAGAGCGTAGTGGTATTGCACTTTTTGAGAGTATTGAATGTGAAGATTACACTGCCATTATCGGGCTGCCACTAATGAGTAGTGCTAGCGTCTTGATGAAGAATGGACTCTCTATTTTCTAG
- a CDS encoding FecR family protein, producing MKFLTLCAFLLFALPAMALPTAKITKLRGEVLFNGVALKKGSEITKSGVLKTKGRSFVKLEISKWNNSIVLGPNGEMNLDLSKKEVSKSYNFIKGRMRWLTGKGKKSSGVIHTKQASVGVRGTDYLLIANSLLGETEIIVFDGRVQFQNASDLKDSKVLKKNQWGGLGGRYGASIGKVLDLPPNVINAFSKQLNW from the coding sequence ATGAAGTTTTTAACTCTTTGCGCATTTCTATTATTTGCTCTACCAGCTATGGCCCTTCCTACCGCCAAGATTACAAAGCTAAGGGGAGAAGTGCTCTTTAATGGCGTAGCGCTTAAAAAGGGAAGCGAGATAACAAAGAGTGGTGTTTTAAAAACAAAGGGCAGAAGCTTTGTAAAACTTGAAATTTCAAAGTGGAATAACTCTATCGTTCTTGGTCCCAATGGTGAGATGAACTTAGATCTCTCAAAGAAAGAAGTTTCTAAGAGCTATAATTTTATTAAAGGAAGAATGCGCTGGCTCACAGGTAAGGGAAAGAAGTCTTCAGGTGTTATCCACACAAAGCAGGCCAGTGTCGGTGTTAGAGGAACTGATTACTTATTAATTGCAAACTCTCTACTAGGTGAAACTGAAATTATTGTCTTTGATGGGAGAGTACAATTTCAAAACGCTAGTGATCTTAAAGACTCTAAAGTTTTAAAGAAGAATCAATGGGGTGGTCTTGGTGGACGCTATGGAGCTTCTATTGGTAAGGTACTTGACCTTCCACCCAATGTGATTAATGCATTTTCAAAACAGTTGAATTGGTAA
- a CDS encoding type II toxin-antitoxin system RelE/ParE family toxin: protein MRDIQYFVTKNGRSPFINWINSLDIKTQVIVDRFIQRVAAGSARKSIKYLKDGVSEIKIPHGPGIRVYFAQTKEEIILLLVGGDKKTQPKDIEKAKKYWREYGEQTR from the coding sequence ATGCGAGATATACAGTACTTTGTTACTAAGAATGGAAGAAGCCCATTTATTAATTGGATTAACTCACTAGACATTAAAACTCAGGTTATTGTAGATCGCTTTATTCAAAGAGTTGCGGCAGGAAGTGCTAGAAAATCTATAAAATATTTAAAAGATGGTGTCTCAGAAATAAAAATACCCCATGGTCCAGGCATACGAGTTTACTTTGCACAGACCAAAGAAGAGATCATTCTACTATTGGTAGGAGGAGATAAGAAAACTCAACCCAAAGACATCGAAAAAGCAAAGAAATACTGGAGAGAATATGGCGAACAGACACGGTAG
- a CDS encoding ribonucleoside-diphosphate reductase subunit alpha produces MYVITRSGEREPIKFDKITERIESLAFDLDKEFIDPSLITSKVIEGIFDGISTPELDKLAGETAAYLSTQHPDYSKLAGRIAVSNLHKETRGCFSENIKEMYNYVNPATGEMAPLISKELYEVVMENAEMLDTAVDDKRDFNYDYFGFKTLERSYLLKMDGKITERPGQMLMRVSVGIHMNDMKAAIETYNLMSEKYFTHASPTLFNSGTSKPQLSSCFLLTMKDDSIEGIYDTLKQSALISQSAGGIGLSIHNIRAKGSFIKGTNGTSNGIVPMLKVFNDTARYVDQGGGKRKGAFAIYLEPWHADIFDFLEMKKNTGKDENRARDLFYALWISDLFMKRVEADGMWSLFCPHECPGMAETYGAEFEALYTKYESEGKAKKVVRAQDLWFAVLESQIETGSPYMLYKDSINEKSNQKNLGTIKSSNLCTEIMEYTAPDEVAVCNLASIALNMFVDEATKTYDHKKLYDVVYRATLNLNRIIDINYYPVPEAKNSNMRHRPIGLGVQGLADTFFKMRYDFESPEALELNNQIFETIYFAALSASKDLAMKDGAYETYEGSPMSQGQFQFDMWGVTPSAKNWDWSALRKEVAEHGVRNSLLVAPMPTASTSQILGNNECFEPITSNIYVRRVLSGEFAVVNKFLVNDLIRAGLWDDKMRNEIIANNGSIQAIERIPEELKGLYKTVWEISQKTVINMSAGRAPYIDQGQSLNIHMQEPNFGKLSSMHFYAWKAGLKTGMYYLRARAAVNAVQFTVKNDTPKVNKEDAQAAMVCSIENPDDCVMCGS; encoded by the coding sequence ATGTATGTCATCACAAGAAGTGGCGAGAGAGAGCCGATTAAATTCGATAAAATCACGGAGAGAATTGAGAGCTTAGCTTTTGATCTAGATAAAGAATTCATCGATCCTTCACTTATTACAAGTAAAGTTATCGAAGGTATTTTTGACGGAATTTCAACTCCAGAACTAGATAAGTTGGCCGGTGAAACAGCTGCTTATCTTTCAACTCAGCACCCAGACTACTCAAAGCTAGCTGGTAGAATTGCTGTTTCAAATTTACATAAAGAAACTCGTGGTTGTTTCTCTGAAAATATCAAAGAAATGTACAACTACGTAAATCCAGCAACAGGTGAGATGGCGCCACTTATTTCTAAAGAACTTTACGAAGTTGTTATGGAAAATGCAGAAATGCTAGATACGGCCGTCGATGATAAGAGAGACTTTAACTACGATTACTTCGGATTTAAGACTCTTGAGAGATCATACCTTTTAAAGATGGATGGAAAGATTACCGAGAGACCTGGTCAAATGCTTATGAGAGTTTCTGTTGGAATTCACATGAATGACATGAAAGCGGCCATTGAAACTTATAATCTCATGAGTGAGAAATATTTCACACACGCTTCGCCTACTCTCTTTAACTCGGGAACGTCTAAGCCTCAGCTTTCAAGTTGTTTTCTTTTAACAATGAAAGATGACAGTATTGAAGGGATCTACGACACTTTAAAGCAAAGTGCACTTATCTCTCAATCAGCTGGTGGAATCGGACTCTCTATTCACAATATTAGAGCGAAGGGTTCTTTCATCAAGGGAACAAATGGAACATCAAATGGTATCGTACCAATGCTTAAAGTATTCAACGATACAGCTAGATACGTAGACCAAGGTGGTGGTAAGAGAAAAGGTGCTTTCGCAATTTATCTTGAGCCATGGCACGCGGACATTTTCGATTTCCTAGAAATGAAGAAGAATACAGGTAAAGATGAGAATAGAGCGAGAGATCTCTTCTACGCACTATGGATTTCTGACCTCTTCATGAAGAGAGTTGAAGCCGATGGAATGTGGTCACTATTCTGCCCACACGAGTGTCCAGGTATGGCCGAGACTTACGGTGCTGAATTCGAAGCTCTATACACTAAGTATGAGTCAGAAGGAAAGGCCAAGAAAGTTGTTAGAGCACAAGACCTTTGGTTTGCAGTTCTTGAATCACAGATTGAAACTGGTTCACCATATATGCTCTACAAAGATTCTATCAACGAGAAGTCGAATCAAAAGAATCTTGGAACAATTAAGTCATCAAACCTTTGTACAGAGATTATGGAATATACTGCTCCTGATGAAGTTGCCGTATGTAACCTAGCCTCTATTGCATTAAATATGTTTGTTGATGAAGCTACTAAGACTTATGATCATAAGAAATTATATGATGTTGTTTATAGAGCAACACTTAACTTAAATAGAATTATCGACATCAACTACTACCCAGTACCTGAAGCGAAGAATTCTAATATGAGACATAGACCTATTGGACTTGGTGTTCAAGGTCTGGCCGATACATTCTTTAAGATGAGATACGACTTCGAAAGTCCAGAGGCCCTAGAGCTTAACAATCAAATCTTCGAGACAATTTACTTTGCGGCCCTTAGTGCATCAAAAGATCTTGCAATGAAAGATGGAGCTTACGAAACTTACGAAGGTTCTCCAATGTCACAAGGTCAATTCCAATTTGATATGTGGGGAGTAACTCCATCAGCGAAGAACTGGGATTGGAGTGCACTAAGAAAAGAAGTTGCTGAGCACGGAGTAAGAAACTCACTTCTCGTTGCTCCAATGCCTACGGCATCAACTTCTCAAATTCTTGGAAATAACGAATGTTTTGAGCCGATTACATCAAATATCTATGTAAGACGTGTTCTTTCAGGTGAATTTGCAGTTGTTAATAAATTCCTAGTAAACGATCTTATCAGAGCGGGACTATGGGATGATAAAATGAGAAATGAAATCATTGCAAACAACGGATCAATTCAAGCAATTGAGAGAATTCCAGAAGAGTTAAAAGGTCTCTACAAAACTGTATGGGAAATTAGTCAAAAGACAGTGATCAATATGTCAGCAGGTCGTGCACCTTATATCGATCAAGGTCAGTCACTTAATATCCACATGCAAGAGCCAAACTTTGGAAAATTAAGTTCAATGCACTTCTATGCTTGGAAGGCCGGACTTAAGACAGGTATGTACTACTTAAGAGCGAGAGCAGCTGTTAATGCAGTTCAGTTCACTGTTAAGAATGATACACCAAAAGTTAATAAGGAAGACGCACAGGCAGCGATGGTTTGTTCTATCGAAAACCCTGACGACTGCGTTATGTGCGGGTCATAG
- a CDS encoding ribonucleotide-diphosphate reductase subunit beta, whose protein sequence is MDPILAPNDDRFVLFPLKYHSIFEMYKNHMAVFWTADELDFASDITDWEKLNKDEQHFIKHILAFFAASDGIVNENLALRFYNDVQIPEARCFYGFQIAMENIHSETYSLLIDTYVKDPKEKDELFHAVTHFPFVEKKADWAMKWMQSKRSFAERLIAFAAIEGIFFSGSFCSIYWLKKRGLMPGLCTSNEFISRDEGLHCEFACHIHELLTPEEQLNKETITQIITEAVSIEKEFITEAIPVSLIGMNADMMSRYIEFVADYWLNRLGCEKAYNTENPFDWMELISLEGKTNFFEKRVSEYQKPGVLGDRAQNTFTLDAEF, encoded by the coding sequence GTGGATCCAATTCTCGCACCAAACGACGATCGTTTCGTACTCTTTCCACTCAAGTACCACTCAATTTTTGAGATGTACAAAAATCACATGGCCGTATTCTGGACAGCTGACGAACTAGATTTCGCTTCAGACATTACTGACTGGGAAAAGCTAAACAAAGACGAACAACATTTCATCAAGCACATTCTAGCGTTCTTTGCTGCTAGTGATGGAATTGTTAATGAAAACCTTGCACTTCGTTTTTATAACGACGTTCAAATTCCAGAAGCTAGATGTTTCTATGGATTCCAAATCGCAATGGAAAATATCCACTCAGAAACTTACTCTCTTCTGATTGATACATATGTAAAAGATCCAAAGGAAAAGGATGAACTCTTCCACGCAGTGACTCACTTCCCATTTGTTGAGAAGAAAGCTGATTGGGCCATGAAATGGATGCAATCTAAGAGATCATTTGCAGAGAGACTTATTGCCTTTGCTGCTATTGAAGGGATTTTCTTCTCAGGATCATTCTGTTCAATTTACTGGTTAAAGAAAAGAGGCTTAATGCCAGGTCTTTGTACTTCTAATGAATTTATTAGTCGTGACGAAGGACTTCACTGTGAATTCGCTTGTCATATTCACGAGCTTCTTACTCCAGAAGAACAATTAAACAAAGAGACGATTACTCAAATTATTACTGAGGCCGTTTCAATTGAAAAAGAATTTATTACTGAAGCCATTCCTGTATCACTTATTGGAATGAACGCGGATATGATGTCACGCTATATTGAATTCGTAGCGGACTACTGGCTCAATAGACTAGGTTGTGAAAAGGCCTACAATACAGAAAATCCATTTGATTGGATGGAGCTAATCTCTCTAGAAGGTAAGACAAACTTCTTCGAAAAGAGAGTATCAGAATATCAAAAACCAGGGGTTCTAGGAGACAGAGCTCAAAACACATTCACATTAGACGCGGAGTTTTAG
- a CDS encoding CNNM domain-containing protein encodes MTLLIFFIFISIFISFLCSVLEAVVLSVTPSYLGSIENSDPKLYKKLKPLLENIERPLAAILSLNTFAHTIGATGAGAQVQLLFGETYLTLFSVILTFAILILSEIIPKSIGARHWKKLMAPVAFILPLFIFVSFPLVWLSEVISKALKSGEDDKLSRDEIHAVAEIGMRDGAIFPEEYEAFKSMLSFPRKSISHITLRPENIFTLPITTKTKDIPALCQNHKYSRIPITGDYQYDIRGYVLRSEVLEAIILDPETPLGDLVKPMLQVAQDTKIRKVFQKLIQRKEHMASVHCESGELKGIVTLEDIIEEILGLDIRDETDD; translated from the coding sequence ATGACACTTTTAATATTTTTTATCTTCATCTCAATTTTCATCTCTTTTCTATGTTCAGTACTTGAGGCGGTAGTTCTTTCAGTTACTCCTAGCTACCTTGGTTCAATTGAGAATTCAGATCCAAAACTTTACAAGAAACTCAAACCACTACTTGAAAATATAGAACGCCCCTTGGCGGCAATACTTAGTCTCAATACCTTTGCCCACACTATTGGAGCAACCGGAGCTGGAGCACAAGTTCAGCTTCTCTTTGGCGAGACCTACCTCACACTCTTTTCTGTGATTCTCACCTTTGCCATTCTCATTCTTTCAGAGATCATTCCTAAATCTATTGGCGCCAGACATTGGAAGAAGTTAATGGCCCCAGTGGCCTTTATACTCCCACTCTTTATCTTCGTTAGCTTTCCTCTAGTGTGGCTAAGTGAAGTGATCTCCAAGGCACTTAAGAGCGGTGAAGACGATAAACTTTCTCGTGATGAAATTCACGCAGTGGCCGAGATTGGAATGCGCGATGGAGCGATCTTTCCAGAGGAGTACGAGGCTTTTAAAAGTATGCTCTCATTTCCAAGAAAGTCTATCTCTCATATTACCCTTAGGCCGGAGAATATTTTTACTCTCCCTATAACAACAAAAACAAAAGATATCCCGGCCCTTTGCCAAAATCATAAATACTCAAGAATTCCTATTACTGGAGATTACCAATACGATATACGTGGCTACGTCCTTCGCTCAGAAGTTCTAGAGGCCATTATCCTCGACCCAGAAACACCCCTGGGTGATCTGGTTAAACCAATGCTACAAGTGGCCCAAGACACTAAGATTAGAAAAGTCTTTCAAAAACTTATTCAAAGAAAAGAGCATATGGCCAGTGTTCACTGTGAGAGCGGGGAACTCAAGGGCATCGTAACCCTCGAAGATATCATTGAAGAAATCCTAGGCCTTGATATTCGAGACGAAACAGACGATTAA
- a CDS encoding tyrosine-type recombinase/integrase: MGERKLESSAHPFTIYQEFFDNFNSLHTRRSYEIDIRHFFSWAHEQFNISSYGDLERDHIIKYRNFLQEAGGRDGSPCAPKTVARKLAALSSYSDFLVERSILEFNPVTSIKRPRRDVKTPTNALSGTQVRELLEAIPGDTPAGILHRALLMMFFTTGLRKSEILNLKFKDYREINEYRVLEFIGKGGKIGQKVLHPDAVELLDLYLVEMQRQGRELGQEDWLFQPSHNPTNPQNLNKPLNPRTINEIIDYYAKKIGLNFKVTPHSCRATFIGELLENGVDIYSVAREVNHSSVKTTQEYDKRRKRLSDSPIFKLKY, from the coding sequence ATGGGAGAAAGAAAACTTGAGTCTAGCGCTCATCCATTTACAATTTACCAAGAGTTCTTTGATAACTTCAACTCACTTCATACTAGAAGAAGTTATGAGATTGATATTCGCCACTTCTTCTCTTGGGCCCATGAGCAGTTTAATATCTCCTCTTATGGCGATTTAGAGAGAGACCATATCATCAAGTATAGAAACTTCTTACAAGAAGCTGGTGGACGAGATGGCTCCCCTTGCGCTCCTAAGACGGTGGCCAGAAAATTAGCGGCCCTCTCTAGCTATAGTGACTTTCTAGTAGAGAGAAGTATTCTTGAATTTAATCCTGTCACTTCAATTAAGCGTCCACGCAGAGACGTTAAAACCCCTACTAATGCTCTTAGTGGTACACAGGTGCGCGAGCTCTTAGAGGCCATTCCTGGAGACACTCCTGCGGGAATTCTTCACCGGGCCCTTCTTATGATGTTCTTTACAACGGGACTGAGAAAGAGCGAAATATTAAACCTCAAATTCAAAGACTATAGAGAAATCAATGAGTACAGAGTTCTAGAATTTATTGGAAAAGGTGGAAAGATTGGACAAAAGGTTTTGCACCCCGACGCTGTTGAATTGCTAGACCTCTACCTAGTGGAGATGCAAAGACAAGGTCGTGAGCTGGGCCAAGAGGACTGGCTCTTTCAACCATCCCACAATCCCACTAATCCACAGAATTTAAATAAGCCTCTTAACCCGCGAACGATCAACGAAATTATTGATTACTATGCCAAGAAAATTGGCCTCAATTTCAAAGTCACTCCCCACTCATGTAGGGCGACTTTCATTGGAGAACTCCTTGAAAATGGTGTCGATATTTACTCTGTAGCAAGAGAAGTCAATCACTCCTCAGTTAAAACGACCCAAGAGTACGATAAGAGGCGAAAAAGACTAAGTGATAGCCCCATTTTCAAGCTCAAATATTAG